Below is a window of Phoenix dactylifera cultivar Barhee BC4 chromosome 7, palm_55x_up_171113_PBpolish2nd_filt_p, whole genome shotgun sequence DNA.
GTATGTTGATTTGCTCACAGTATATTGATTTGCTCCTATCCATGAGGAGGCAAACAAGGGTTGAAGCTTTGCTGCTATGTTGGGCCTTTGCCAAATAATCTTGAACTATCAGAATCAGCCTAACATGGTGAGTGCTAATGCAGGGGAATGCTGTCTTGGTCATGTGGGCTAGGTCCTCTAGCTTCAGAGCATCAAATTTAGAAGGTGATGCCTAGTCTCAGATGTCACATGTATGGGGCTAAATGGTCACAATTCCATGTGGGGGTTATGTGTGTGGCCCTGATTGGGtgtcatttgggtttgatcTGCATGTAGTTTGTCAATGTCCAGGACAACCCTCTGAACGCATCTGGTGCCTCTGTGGGTGTGAACAACTGTTTAGAATATATTCCCTATCAAAGAAAAAGTTAAGAATCTACTAGGCAATGGTAGACAACTTCTAGATAGTTATTTAGAGACAACAACTCTGACCCAACTTATGCATTTTTGCTGGGTTTCATGCAACTTGGTTAGGCTCAAGATAGACATGTTGACTTGAATTCTGGACCTAAATTGATAACGCTAATAGATGCTTGTTTTCAGGTCATATCTATAAGCAGTTTCAGATTATTGATACTTGTGATATTGTTTGATGCTTGTAAGTTCACCCTAAAAATTCCTAATTGTTTTCTGTTCAAATTGTTGTGACTCTACAAATACAGAAACTTATCCTAGGCCTTTGATATTATTCAATAACCCAAATATTGTCTTAAAATGAGTATTATAGCTTATATACATGTAAACCCTATTCCCCAAAGTCCAATTTGAGTCTCCTCCTTTTATCCTCTTCCTAGCAGATATGCTGTTAAttctgatctctctctctctttctctctctcttttgtgcgcgcgcgcgcattTTTGGCGATGTTGATGTcctataatgagctagacatgAAGGATGGTATAGTTCAGATTAAATTTAGGGTTTGAATAAACTTTTACTAAtgttaatttcttttctttggaaAGAGGTCTTTTGTTTAATCAATGATTTTcttcttaaaatatttttgtgatcaattttattttctgaacTATGATTCTACATTCTTGTTTTtgtgtctttttttttgtttaatatgAATTTTTTTCGGTCAGCTTAGATGTATCCAATAGATTGTGGCAGTATGAtgggaagaggggaagaaggtcTTCATTTCAGGTTAAATCCTACATGGACCTGACCCATTCCATTCCATATTTTGGAGGCATAAGGTCATCTCTCTACATCTGTATTGAACTAGGCATATGCTACTTTTTCATTCAAAAAGGAAAACTCCAGCCTTGCTGAGCCAAGGATTTCCTCCTTGAGCTTCCATAACTTAAAACTTTAGAAACCTTCCATGCTTCAATTTTGCATCACATGCCAGTGTTAAGTTTCACCTAGATTATCAAATTTAGACTACGTTTTAAATGCTTAATTTTTGCTTGGTTATAGCTTGGAAGTTATATTTTTAACTTATCtggatatatttttaatttttgaatgtcTTCATGTTTCGTAGTGGAAGAATTTATTCAAATCATGTTCTTGGAAACTGTTAAATTATTCTATTACAATTGAAAATAAGCATGTTTATTCCCATTTGGATGTAAGCTTCTAACTATTATGGcctcaatatttttatttactCTTCTACGCAGAAATTGTTTGTCATCATTTTGTTTCATATGCGATCCTAATCTTATTGTCTTTCCATTGTCTTGCTAGACGAAGTTGGGGCACACAGATTGATCTTCATGATTCCGATTTGCTGGCCATTGCTGCTGCAGAGCAGGAGTTGATACGTGCAGAGTATGAAGATTATGAAGCTGCAAATACCAGTAGCATTGCCTGTTGCCGCTCTGTTGCGCTCATTGTACATTAAATTGATGTTactaattttcttttgtttcttattcaCTTAGCACAATGGAGGCCTGAAATGGTCTATGATTTTGTACAGCTGATACTACTTTTGGTTGTTCGTCATGTTAACATGGTCGCAAGAGACGTGGGGATGGTGCAGGATGTATCAGCATTCTTCAATGTAATCTACACCTGTTGGTGCTTTGAAATTTTCGACTATGCAAATATTTTGATATATTCCATAAAACTGTTTGTTTAGAGTACATAATTGGATTCTTATGGGATAATGTAGTAGTGATTTATAATGGTGAATACtatatgttttgaattatgagatGATAGCCACAGTTGTAGGAGTCCTTATAATTATATAATGCAAATATTATGTACAGGCTCTTACTAGATTATGTTTAATAACCTAATCAAAAAATGCATGAATTTCATGGGCAGCATGTAGTTTTTCTTCCCTTTCCCTAAAAAATCTCATTCCCAATCGTTTTCCCCATTTTTTGCTCTATTCTGAAAAAAACTATCCTCATGCTTTCCTCTCCCACTTCTACTGCTATCACCTTAATCTTATCAGGAATACTTCCTCCTCTCCCCAAATGTAAGAAGTAAtatgagaaatgataatgtaagTTTGCTTAATTTCTGTGTATCATAAAAAGTAAATTGATTACCATCAACATACCTGTTACGTTCGTCCACATGAGAGGTGCCATATTAAAAGCTGGATTGTACTTGATTGTGGTATTTATAGTGGAAAATATATGCATTCCTGGATGAGTCCCTCTGAACTAGTTAACTTTGCTGCCATGGTTTCAGATGAtgattctatttgtaggtcATGTCTGACACTCACATGGTTCAATCATTGCTTCGATTGGATGTATTTTAAATGTCATGCTGAAAAGTAAGAAGCTTACTTTCTATTTACCAATTTTCAGGCATCTCTTCAGTTTGCTGGTCTTTTTCTTCCATGCTATGTGATAGCACATTCATGCTACCTTATACAGAGACGCAGGAGGCGACAGGTATGCTTTTAAGGCTGGGTGGTCTACTTTTTTTTTGGCCCTGTGCCTTGAGGTATTCCATAGAGCCTCGAGATGTGCCttaggattttattttttttaatgagctACTGCTTTTGTAATACTGAAGAATGCAAAGGCACAAATTGCAAAGATTGTTTATGATTTAGATAATTTTACATCTATCCGTGCCGGGAGAAACTCTTGTTATTTGTTTTTAGTAATCACCACTTTCCTCTAATTCGAACACTTGTGCAAACTTACACTGGTTTCACAGAAAATATGGCTGTTGGCACCAGAAAAAACATGAACTTTATCTGCATATCTCTACTTTTACAAAACTAACTCTTGTCTGGATAACCAATTCCGCATCTCCACTTTCCTATGTATTCATTTCTGACCCATCTTCACTCTCTACATCTCTATACCTACTGCAACTTTGATAAATTCATTCACTTTATAAATGGACAAACTAGTTCACCAGACCAGAGTGTGTTTATCAGTTTACTTAAGCaattaaaaaattatcaaaTCAAATAGTATCAAGTCTGTTGATAGTTTCTCTTGTGGGCTATGCATGACCAACACTAGTTCTAGTATATTAATTGTGACAGATTCATGGAAGGTGACCATACATCATTGGCTAAAGGGTAGTTTGGCGATGGCTCCAATAACTTCCCACCAGCCTTACACCATACAACTAGTTTTAGGCACCTGTGTTGCATATGTAGTTATTAATCTGTACATAAATGGTTGGGTTCTATACACAGACAGGCATGCGGAGACGTCGGTTGCTACTATAGAGAACTTTATTTTCTAGTAATCAGAAGTAGATACTAGTAGCTATATTCAGTTATATTTTTCCTGCATAATACATAAAACTAATCTCATGCCGTAACAATTGTTGAACTCTGTAATGATGTGATGATGATTTAGTACAAATGTGAAACATTTTGTGTAATAATTGATTTATATGTTGAACAAATTGATTGTATATATAACACTGCTATATGGATAGTCTTTAAATTTGGTTTTTTGTCATCAAGATGAATCCAATGGCACTTTGTTTTAGTCAACAATGCATCTCCCTGTTCAGTTGCTTTTGGACAGCCAGATATGTTGAGACAGTTTTAAGAAAGGTTTTCTATTCAATGTTTATTTCTGCAAATAACtttctcccaaaaaaaaatctaccaaGAAAACCTTCTGCCACTAACCTAGATCCATGGCCAGCTTGTGAGATCATTGAGTGGCTCAATTTAGAGCTGCTCAAAATGAGTTAGACTATAGTTTATGCAGCACAGTTAACTGCATTATCATATCGCATGCATTTGTACTCCACATTTTCAAATAGCTGATCATATCTTTTTTACTTCATAAATACTTCAAATTTATTGTAAACTGTttttaaattcccattttataATTTCCATTGCAGGTCTAAGAGGCCATGGAAACCTTTGGATTTTACTCGAGAGCTTGTCGTTTCCCAACTTGAAAACTTTTGGGGTAGTAATGCTTTCCCAGGTTTAATGCTGAGTCCCCACCAAGACTGGTCGCTTTTCCTTTTCTACGAAATGAATCGGAACTGAGTTCCTGAGAAATGGTGGTTGTTACCCAAAAATTCCTGCCTCAAGAAAATGTATATATGGAATAGTTTCTCAGTGGTTTGTGGTTTATGTGATTCTCCTCAAATCAATATAGGCAGAAAGATTTGCTTGTCTTCAAGTTACTACTATCTCAAAGATTGTCACTCTTTCCAAAGATGTGCAAAATTGTGTGGGTGGTGCTTGATTGTTAGCAGTGATCAGGGCAACAATCTACATCTCGACTTCTTTTTACCTCAATCAATTTCTCAATTCCATGGGAACCCTTTTTTGTTTGTTATTTAAGTTCATGATATGGATTCTCAAGAGGCCCAAATCAATGGCCcatgtttttgtttttctgttttcaagAAGACAAACAACCATGCATTGAATCAAGATGCATGGTATAATTGAAAGGGTATCAATTTGTTAGTCTAATGTATACATCTAACCAATGGTTTATGTTGGCAAACACCGTAGGCTGATAAAATTGTCATTGGTCTTGATCAAGAGATTTCTCAGTTTTGAATTTAATTAGGTTTCCCTCGTGTAACCTTCAAGTTAAATATAAACTCAACTCGATGCCAAGGTTAGTCGAACCAGTTTGGTAGACCATAAATTCAAGTCTTTTAGGAGGGGGCGAACTGGTTTGATTCACAGTGGTTCACagtattttttgaaaatattggATAAATTATGCTGGTTCAGTGCCGATTCGGTTTGGTAGGAATGAATTCAGTAGATTTATAGATCATGCTCAATATTGTATCCTTATTGCTCCTAACCAAAATTAAGAACACGATTTTGTTCTGTTTATAGTTTTTATAGTTGCTTCGAGTCTGGTGACACTAaacatttgttttctttttccactTAATTTTTATTGCAGGAAAACAAGATTTAAGTTGTTATGGAAATCCCGTAGCTCCATGTTGAAACAAACAATTACCATTATTTCCAatttttatgcttttatttactGCAAGCTATTGGATGCCCAGGGCAGTGGGTATGAGCCTTTCCAGCTGTATCCATACACAAACTAAAAAGAATAGCCCCAGGGTACCAGAATTGGATGTGCTGATTTGATAAACAGAACTTGAGATCATCGAAGATACTCTTTTTCATTGTATAGTGTGCAATTATTTGCCTTTGCTTGCCTCTATAACCCTCTTGAAATCTTTCCTCCTCTCCCACCTTTCTTCTAACCTACTGGGGTTTagtgcttttttttaaaaaaaaaagtactgaAATTTAGATTTGATGGAGGTCTCACGAAATAATCAAAACTGCTAATACTACTATTTCCGAAATCAATCCATGGAGAGTAAAATATTTCTGACCGAACTCAAAAAATGAGACTATGTATTCAAAATCTGGTCATCATAATCTGGGGTAGTGTCCTCTGCCGCAACCTAGGTGGCTTTCTTTCTCAAGATGGGCAAGCACAAGTGAATATTGTGAGATTAGTCTAcatagcaagaattaaataaaaaaattacaacTTTTTTCTCCAAGCATGTCTACTTTGCAAACATCATGCAACAACGATCCATAATCCTATCAAAAAAGAATattgaaagatattatttggattttttagcTTTATACAACTGTACAGAATTTATTCTGTGTTTAattgatgtggaactaaatacacACTCACGTAAATTCTTACAAAGTGTTTCATAGTATCAGAATCTCCGAGAAAAATCTTAGAAACCCGACGTGCTTGAGGAATTGAGGCCTCTATCTGATTTGGAAAGTCTGGAGGGGTATTCTGCTAAGAACATTTTATCTGAAGAAGTTCTATGGAGACAGAGTTCAAGACCGTTGTGGCTTAAAGAAGGTGATTTGGATACGGCTTTCTTTTAGAACACGGCTAATGGTAGGAGGAGGTTTAATTTCATTAGTTAACTGTTTGTGGATGGAAGAGCTACTTCTGATGAACAGGAGATTGTTGGTTCTTTCTGTCAACAATTTTATTCTCTCCATGGTATATCTAGTGAACCTTCAGGGACAGCTGACTGGAGTTCTCTTTTTCCTGAGGGTGTGTTGACTTTGAAAGAATTGGATAGATATTTCAAAGAAATGATGGCTATTTTTAAGCTTGGGGCGGAGAAATCTCCAGGACCTGATGGTTTTCCATTACCCTTTTACCAGAGGTATTGGAATATTTTGAAAGACACTATGAAAGTCTTTGTCGAGTTTGAAAATGGTTCACAATTTGAGTAATATAGATTTCACCCATGTTCTTCTTATTCCAACTAAAGGAGCTAATTTGGACTCATCAATCCATTGAATGGTATTTGTAAGGTTATAACTAAAGTATTCGCAAATAGATCGAAATCTGCACTGAATAGTTTAGTGCTTGATACTCAAGCTGCTTTTGTTCAAGGTACATCTATTCTTGATTGCTCTGCAGCAGCTCAGGAGATAGTTTCTTGgtgctcaaaagaaaagaacaatggTGTTTTATTAAAAGCAACTTCTTAGGCGGTCTTTGATAATTGGGGTTGTTTAATTGAGTTGCTTCTTGTTGTGAGAATAAAGGATCTCGGACTTACTCCCACATCGATTAGATAGCAGAGAGGTTTGTTCCTTAAATGGATGGGGGCAACCCCTTTCTCTTCAGAGGCGCCTTTtaaagggcaaaaccgtgaggagggTTTCGACCTGCTCCAAAGCAGACAATACCTCTGAGGAGAAGCAGTCGCCTCCACTGTCTGAGACCGGTGGGAACGAGGTCGGAAGGCGGCAGATCCCTCCATAGCGCTGAACGCGCGGGCTGGAGGCCGACCTCACCTTGACCTCAACaatggtgctttcattgagaaCCCTTGACCCTGGCACAGACCCCTTCgctggggggctatgttgtgggaataaagggtctcgaacttagtcccacatcgactagatAGCGGAGAGGTCAATTCCTTAAATGGAGGGAGGTAACCCCTTTCTCTTCAAAGGCATCTTTtaaagggcaaaaccgtgaggaagGCTTTGACCTGCTCCAAAGCGAACAATACTCTGAGGAGAAGCAGTCGCCTCCGCTGTCTAAGACTGGTGGGGACGAGGTCGGAAGGCGGCAGATCCTTTCGTAGCGTTGGATGCGCGGGCCGGAGGCCGACCTCACCTTGACCTCAACACTTCTTTATAGAGTGTTTTCTCAAATGTGGATAAATTTGATTCAAATTTCTCTCATGCCTGGATTTCCAGCATTTTTATTAAAGGGGTCCCAAACAATGTTTGGGATCCTTTGTCAcccttgtttgtttgttttggtGGCGATGTTTAGGGGAGAATGTTGCCGCTTGCCAAGAACGATGATggtctttcaagaaatgtgGTTGAGAGTAAAAAGATTCTAGCCTATACTGATGGAGATAATTTTGAGCAGATTGGTAatgttattctttttctttttagaagAATTGTCAAGACTTCAGTCATTTTAATGGATGATGATCAGTGGAATCTTAGTGTCTCTCTCCGTTGTATTAGTACTagagtttatatttttttccaatCAAGTGCCTTGGCCTGCCTTTAAGACCGGATAAACTTCATAGGACCGGCTTTAAGTTAATCTAAAAGATGATCCATTTTGCTTTGTATTCTTACGAATACTGTGTAAGATTTAATTTGTTTgtgtataatatattttttttcattcttgATGCGTATTGTATAAGATTTGATtctgtaaaatatgtattttttatttttgaggcaTATTGTGTGAGATTTAATTCTCTCGTACTATGTGAATTTGATTCTgtacaatatatatttttcattcttgatgaatattatatgaaatttgattttcttttctttgatatGTGGCTATTGAtgccatatgaataaaatacagaaaactTCTCTCCTTCGGTGCCTCTCATTACCACTCTTATCAAGTATGCAAAAATATGCAAGCTTTCCGCCCAATGGAGTTTGCATGCTTGCTTGCTCTAATGGCGTTATGTTTGAGCCAGTTTTACAGTGCCCTGCAATGTGATTAAGAGAAGGTTAATAGAGCCACGCACTCAAgcataatttctcacaagtgCAAATCAAATTACAGTGGCTTGCACttcagaaaaaagggaaaaaaaatttacagTGCCTAGTGACGAGAAGGGAAGAAGGGCCACATAAGATGacgcatttctttttttttggtacaatggcgGCTCATACTTTACGGATGTGGATATGGCtaataaaatctgaaaataacAAAGCAGAAAGAGACTCCGGCACTGTATTCTTGCTCGCACGCATTTGCAAATCAAATTCCAGCACATTTGTATAAAAGGGGACATAAGGAACCAGTAGCAACCTTGGTATCCCTCACACTCTTTCCAGCAATTGCATgacttctgattcatttgggaaAGAAGGAATTGCTCCTTTCTTGGTAGCAGTGATTGCCCCACATGCATTCGCAAATCTCAGTATTTCCCTCAATTTATTCTCATCCTGCAAACCACCACAACATTCCATGTTAGTAGACCAAAATGCTTCCAATAAGTTTGGCACCTCGAAAATATTTCAAGTTATACTTGATACAAAATTATGATGGTTGCCATATTGCTCACTTGCAAAGCTGATTTGTCCTCGACGATCTTTCGGAGCAGGGAACCAATGAATGCATCACCTGCCCCTGTTGTGTCCACTTGCTGGACGGCGAAGGATTCGACTGCTCCATGGAAATCCTACAATTCAAGAGACAACAAATCTCATCATAAAGTCTCTAGTTGAAGAATTCATATCATTTGGGCCAAGAATGTCTATAGAAAGGCTAATGAAGCTGCAGATTGGATGGCTTCTTTTGTGGTTAATCATTTCAGGTTCTCTAGACCGGTGAGAAGAGATGTTGTCTAGAGCGCTCCAAAACTtagttacttttttttttaatatatatattcatgCTAGAATTGTATGAATTTATCTGTTATAGCACAAAAAAAAACCAACTCTTGTGAATTACTTGTAATGCATGGACCTCAGGGGCACATAGGAAATTACACCTTTGTGTAGTATTTGCATCCCTTCTTGCCAATGGTGACCAAGAGAAGCTTCAGATTTGGCTGCCAGAGCTTCATGGCTACCTCATCTTCGACCGACGCCTCGTCGGTAAGGAATTCCAGCTCGACATCGCTGACCTTGATGATGTCGGCCTGGTCCCATATGCTCATGATCTGCTCTCGGGCCTCCGCCGGCGACGGCCATAGCAGCAATCGGAGATTCACGTCGTAGGAGAGTAGTGCACCAGCTTCCTTCGCCACCTCCATTGCTCTCAAATGCGCGGATCTGCAGGGCTCCGCAATCAAGCTTATCGATCCAAAGTGGAAAACTGCAGCCTGAAGAttcatccataaaattcaacaaCCATAAAACTCAAAAAATTTTATGTGAGATTCATAAAATTCAACAAACTTACTAATCACAGGAACAAACAACATAACGTTACAACTTAGATCTGGACATCTGGTTATGACATGGTGAGGAGGCTGAGAAATGACACAAAAGTAATCAAATATAATATACCAAAACGACCAAGTAATAACTAAAACATAAGAATCCATTGATAACAAAAAAAGATGGTAAAGAAATCAAAAGTGCATTCAGATTCAACAAAACAGAAACTATAAACAAGTAAACAACTAATAGTAAACTTTAAAAACCAAAAGACACTTGATtacgaaaaaggaaaaaaaagaaacagagtcgtagaaaagaagagagagaaagggatggGGAGTTACGCTTCTGATGAGATCAAGATTGAGCTCGGACTCGGTGAGAAGCATGTCGGCGCTCGGGTTGCGGTAGAACATGAACTCGCGCTCGCCGTCTTTGCGGAGGGTGACGAAGGCGAGCGCGGTGCGTGCGCCGGAGTCGAACGTGATGCCGGCGTCGACGACGCCGTTGTCGCGGAGGATCGCCGCCAGCATGCGGCCGAACACGTCGTCGCCGAGCTTTCCGACGAATGCGGAGCGGCCGCCGAGCCGGGTGACGGCGACGGCGACGTTGGCCGGAGCGCCGCCGGGGGCCTTCAGGAACCCGGGGGCCTCGGCCAGCGACACGCCGGCGACCGTCGGCACGAAGTCGATGAGCATCTCGCCGAAGCTCACAACCAGGCACCGGTCGGCCTGGCGGTTCTCCATGGCCGTATGTAGAGAGTTtgggaggaagaaaaggagaagagagaagagaagaacgcTAAAGAAtttggaggaagaagagaagggaagaagactAAAGAGGATGGTGACGGCAAATTAGAAGACAGAGGAGAGCAATGGGAGGGAGAGGGGGTTTAATATGGAGAGGGGTAGGTGGAAATGGAGTGCTTTATCTGGCTGGTGTTTTTGGATAAAAAAATTTCGCTGGTGTTTATTTGTtgaattttaatgataaaaattaccTGTGCAAATATATGATCCTCTTTTatttctcctctttctttcttttttttccttctctcctttcttttttatttttcttattatttcttttttttcttttttcatgttCCATCTCTTTCTAGTGTTAATTTTGGGAGTCCCACACTCCTCTCAATCACACTTTTTCACAGAAATAGAACAGAATGATGAAGATACCCTGCAAAGATTTAAAACCTTGCTAATAATAATTTTCAATTAGTTGTAGCTTTGTTTGCTTTATGGGTAGGTAGCATTCCATCtccctctgtctctctctctcccccccttttTTAgcattctttctttccttcttttctcttttttttcatctttcttcatttctttttttttttgtaatttctttcctttttttcttattaaacCCTTGCTGATAATGAGTTTCAATATAGTGTTGTAATAACTTTGTTTGCTTTTATGGGTATTATTATGATAAAGGGGAATAATTCTTTAcctgataaatatatatttttaaaaaaattattacctCATCATCTATCTTAAAAGTTGATAGTAGATGGTTAGAATGATTTAAGATTTTGTTACTTTGCATAAGTTAGAGATTCTAGTAACTTTTTTTTgttccactttttttttttttggtacatcagcGCCTCACACACAGCTGGTGTGGTGGTGCCCAAAGAGTCAAAAAGTAAAAGAGACTGCAGGAGAGACGGGACAGAGGTCTGATCCACTGATGCAAACTCACATGAATGATGAGCTGCATAGGAGGCCACTCAATCTGCTGCACTGTTGGCCTCCCTATAACATGAGAAGCTCTATGGGAAGTACATTCACCTAACAGGCGACTGATGTCGTGTAGTAGTCGCATCCTCCCACCAGCACTCTTGAACCCCTGGATCCTCTCGATTACCATAGTGGAGTCCCCATCCAGGATGATACAATTTGCTCTCAGCATCCGGTCTCGCATAGCACACATCCTCCTATGCTACTCCGATTTCAACGTTGTTGACAGACTGATCGAATATACGCCGACCCCCAACTACCACTAATCTAGCCTGTTGATCTCTGATGACAAAGCTGATGCCGAAGCAGCCCCCCTTTCTGAATGCTGCCATCGAAGTTCATCGTGACAAACTAGAGTGTGGGGGCTCCCAGAAGATGAAAACACACCTACGCACTACGCGAGCAAAATTAGAGCCCTAGATTTTCTTGATTAGCCTAAGAGATGACAACGCAGTGATGTCAAAAACCTCCAACGCGTGA
It encodes the following:
- the LOC103707762 gene encoding fructokinase-1-like isoform X1, which gives rise to MENRQADRCLVVSFGEMLIDFVPTVAGVSLAEAPGFLKAPGGAPANVAVAVTRLGGRSAFVGKLGDDVFGRMLAAILRDNGVVDAGITFDSGARTALAFVTLRKDGEREFMFYRNPSADMLLTESELNLDLIRSAAVFHFGSISLIAEPCRSAHLRAMEVAKEAGALLSYDVNLRLLLWPSPAEAREQIMSIWDQADIIKVSDVELEFLTDEASVEDEVAMKLWQPNLKLLLVTIGKKGCKYYTKDFHGAVESFAVQQVDTTGAGDAFIGSLLRKIVEDKSALQVSNMATIIILYQDENKLREILRFANACGAITATKKGAIPSFPNESEVMQLLERV
- the LOC103707762 gene encoding fructokinase-1-like isoform X2 — translated: MENRQADRCLVVSFGEMLIDFVPTVAGVSLAEAPGFLKAPGGAPANVAVAVTRLGGRSAFVGKLGDDVFGRMLAAILRDNGVVDAGITFDSGARTALAFVTLRKDGEREFMFYRNPSADMLLTESELNLDLIRSAAVFHFGSISLIAEPCRSAHLRAMEVAKEAGALLSYDVNLRLLLWPSPAEAREQIMSIWDQADIIKVSDVELEFLTDEASVEDEVAMKLWQPNLKLLLVTIGKKGCKYYTKDFHGAVESFAVQQVDTTGAGDAFIGSLLRKIVEDKSALQDENKLREILRFANACGAITATKKGAIPSFPNESEVMQLLERV